The Mercurialis annua linkage group LG2, ddMerAnnu1.2, whole genome shotgun sequence genome contains a region encoding:
- the LOC126670223 gene encoding TPD1 protein homolog 1-like produces MIMSFFHFCYRYLIIMLIIITGSGLILGSQSGIETEFLQSYDENNNYSLTMTKKMQQYSYSAHNRKLLFHGSCSNRDISISQSRDSSSGIPQYIVQIISTCSVSRCAPSNIHLHCGWFASARMVNPTIFKRLSYDDCLVNGGKALKNSQMIRFAYSNSFMYILAFKTANFC; encoded by the exons ATGATCATgagtttttttcatttttgctaCCGTTACTTGATTATCATGCTCATTATTATTACAGGCTCAGGTTTGATTCTTGGAAGTCAATCag GTATAGAGACTGAATTCTTACAGTCATatgatgaaaataataattattcacTAACGATGACCAAGAAAATGCAACAATATTCGTACTCAGCTCATAACAGAAAGCTTTTGTTTCACG GTAGTTGCTCAAACAGAGATATAAGCATATCACAAAGTAGAGATTCAAGTTCAGGAATACCACAGTACATAGTTCAGATTATAAGCACATGCAGCGTATCAAGATGTGCTCCTTCAAATATTCATCTCCATTGTGGCTGGTTTGCCTCTGCAAGAATGGTAAACCCAACAATATTCAAGAGATTATCCTATGATGATTGCTTGGTTAATGGAGGAAAAGCTTTGAAAAATAGCCAGATGATCAGATTTGCATACTCCAACTCCTTCATGTACATTCTTGCTTTCAAAACTGCCAATTTCTGCTGA